One genomic window of Candidatus Nitrospira inopinata includes the following:
- a CDS encoding cation diffusion facilitator family transporter: MTDPQSFEHLRTRLYWALTLNGFIIMAEFIGGWLLNSIGLMSDAGHNFVDQGALFLALYAHLIATQPSSESKTFGYHRAGVIAAFLNSFILLLTALGIALFAVKRLWQPVPVDGGWIMGIAAASFAANLGIALLLQRGARDDLNIRGAFWHMLADAWVSLGVVVSGGMILLTGWSALDPLVSLVVVIVIVKGAWPIFKESWEVLLESTPPSVSPSAIAATIESIPGVKNVHDLHVWAVEPRLIMLTCHVQVDGDDTVLTNGLLQSIRARVASDFGIRHLTVQLETQCCHSEAVHCDLRRLADHHPAELLSHRH; encoded by the coding sequence ATGACCGATCCCCAGTCGTTCGAGCACCTGCGCACTCGCCTCTATTGGGCCCTGACGCTGAACGGCTTCATCATCATGGCCGAGTTTATCGGCGGCTGGCTGCTGAACAGCATCGGTCTGATGAGCGACGCCGGGCACAATTTCGTCGATCAAGGCGCGCTGTTCTTGGCTCTCTACGCGCACCTCATCGCCACGCAACCGTCTAGTGAGAGCAAAACCTTCGGCTATCACCGCGCCGGCGTCATCGCCGCGTTCCTCAACTCGTTCATTCTGCTGTTGACGGCGCTGGGCATCGCCCTCTTCGCCGTCAAACGATTGTGGCAGCCGGTTCCGGTCGACGGCGGTTGGATCATGGGGATCGCCGCCGCGAGCTTCGCGGCCAATCTCGGCATCGCGCTGCTGCTTCAGCGAGGCGCACGGGACGACCTGAACATCCGGGGCGCCTTTTGGCACATGTTGGCCGACGCCTGGGTCTCGCTCGGCGTGGTGGTGAGCGGAGGCATGATCCTCTTGACCGGCTGGTCCGCGCTTGATCCGCTCGTCAGCCTCGTCGTCGTCATCGTCATCGTGAAAGGAGCTTGGCCGATTTTCAAGGAATCATGGGAGGTGCTGCTTGAATCCACGCCGCCCAGCGTGAGCCCTTCCGCAATTGCCGCGACGATCGAATCGATTCCCGGCGTCAAGAACGTCCATGATCTCCACGTCTGGGCGGTGGAGCCGCGGCTGATCATGTTGACCTGTCACGTGCAGGTCGACGGCGACGACACAGTGTTGACCAACGGTCTGCTCCAGTCGATCCGCGCGCGGGTCGCGTCGGACTTCGGCATCCGCCATCTCACCGTCCAATTGGAGACCCAGTGTTGCCATTCGGAGGCGGTCCATTGCGACCTTCGCCGACTGGCCGATCATCATCCGGCCGAATTGCTCTCCCATCGTCATTGA
- the metG gene encoding methionine--tRNA ligase, producing MSEPNTFYVTTPIYYVNDVPHIGHAYTTIAADVLARYWRLKGRDVLFLTGLDEHGQKVQQAAAKAGIDPQAHCDALAPQFQHLWQRLNISNDAFIRTTDRRHKQVVQRCLQQLFDKHLIYKSDYSGWYCTFDERFWTEKDLADGLCPDCRRPVERLSEHNYFFKMGQYQAQLLRHIQEHPEFIRPESRRNEVLGFLTTQTLGDLSISRPKARLSWGIELPFDKDYVTYVWFDALVNYVSALEYLPPGNPAGRCFWPANIHLVGKDILTTHAVYWSTMLMALDLPLPQTIFAHGWWTVDGEKMSKSRGNVVDPNKMVDQFGVDAFRYFLLREVPFGQDGDFSHAGMVTRINSELAGGLGNLLSRSLTMIDRFAGGIVPSHDPAVDTPLEHNLMQRTGELLADADKHVEQLRFSRALESIGEILQLCDQYIDKTAPWALAKKPEQRPYLNNCLYHLAHTLGLLIRPLYPFIPSTIVNMARQLGMDPQPRQGSSAWKDPSLLPGTKIQKAGLLFPRIEMTTLQGDKPVSDGSATPQPATPLPSTTTTPTPPAPAAPPQITIDEFSKIQLKTATVLSAERVPKSEKLVKLQVDLGHERRQIVAGIGKKYDPSDLVGKTIVIVANLKPAKLMGIESQGMVLAAGDTDVQGLVTVLEPVAPGTKVK from the coding sequence ATGAGCGAGCCGAACACGTTCTACGTCACCACGCCGATCTACTACGTCAACGACGTCCCCCACATCGGCCATGCCTATACCACCATCGCGGCCGACGTGCTCGCCCGCTACTGGCGGCTCAAAGGCCGGGACGTCTTGTTCCTGACCGGTCTGGACGAACATGGGCAAAAGGTCCAACAGGCCGCCGCCAAGGCCGGCATCGACCCTCAGGCCCATTGCGACGCCCTTGCGCCGCAGTTTCAACACCTCTGGCAACGGTTGAACATTTCCAACGACGCCTTCATCCGCACGACCGATCGGCGGCACAAGCAAGTCGTCCAGCGATGTTTGCAACAGCTTTTCGACAAGCACTTGATTTACAAATCCGACTATTCCGGCTGGTACTGCACTTTTGACGAACGGTTCTGGACCGAAAAGGACCTGGCCGACGGGCTCTGCCCCGATTGTCGCCGTCCGGTCGAACGGCTGAGCGAACACAATTACTTCTTCAAGATGGGGCAATATCAAGCACAACTGTTGCGGCACATTCAGGAACACCCGGAGTTTATTCGTCCCGAATCGCGGCGCAACGAGGTGTTGGGGTTTCTGACGACTCAAACGCTGGGCGACCTGTCGATTTCCCGGCCCAAGGCTCGGCTGTCTTGGGGGATCGAGTTGCCCTTCGATAAAGACTACGTCACCTATGTCTGGTTCGACGCGCTGGTGAACTATGTGTCCGCGTTGGAGTACCTTCCTCCGGGCAATCCGGCAGGCCGATGCTTCTGGCCGGCCAATATCCACTTGGTCGGGAAAGACATTCTGACGACTCACGCCGTGTACTGGTCCACGATGTTGATGGCCCTGGACTTGCCCTTGCCGCAAACCATCTTCGCCCACGGTTGGTGGACGGTGGACGGCGAAAAAATGTCCAAGAGCCGCGGCAACGTGGTCGATCCCAACAAAATGGTGGACCAATTCGGCGTCGACGCCTTTCGATATTTCCTGCTGCGGGAAGTGCCGTTCGGCCAGGACGGAGACTTCTCCCATGCCGGCATGGTGACCCGCATCAACAGCGAACTGGCCGGCGGCCTGGGCAATCTCTTAAGCCGCAGCCTCACGATGATCGACCGGTTCGCCGGAGGGATCGTCCCGTCTCACGATCCTGCGGTTGATACTCCCCTCGAACACAATCTGATGCAACGAACGGGGGAGTTACTGGCCGACGCCGACAAGCACGTCGAACAGCTTCGGTTCAGCCGCGCCTTGGAATCGATCGGAGAGATCCTCCAACTCTGTGACCAGTACATTGACAAAACAGCCCCCTGGGCCCTGGCCAAAAAGCCGGAACAACGACCGTACTTGAACAATTGCCTCTATCATCTCGCCCATACCCTGGGCTTGCTGATCAGGCCGCTGTACCCGTTTATCCCATCGACGATCGTCAACATGGCACGGCAACTGGGTATGGACCCCCAACCGCGCCAGGGTTCATCCGCGTGGAAAGATCCGTCATTGCTTCCCGGCACCAAGATCCAGAAAGCCGGACTACTGTTCCCCCGCATCGAAATGACAACCTTACAAGGAGACAAACCAGTGAGCGACGGTTCTGCAACGCCCCAGCCGGCGACACCCCTGCCATCAACGACGACTACGCCGACACCACCGGCGCCCGCCGCTCCCCCTCAGATCACGATCGACGAATTCTCGAAGATTCAACTCAAGACGGCGACCGTATTGAGCGCCGAGCGGGTGCCGAAATCGGAGAAGCTCGTCAAACTCCAAGTTGATCTGGGCCACGAGCGGCGCCAGATCGTGGCCGGCATCGGGAAGAAATATGACCCGTCGGACCTGGTCGGCAAGACCATCGTCATCGTGGCCAACTTAAAACCGGCCAAATTGATGGGGATCGAGTCGCAGGGCATGGTCCTCGCCGCCGGCGACACGGATGTCCAGGGGCTGGTCACCGTGCTCGAACCGGTCGCCCCCGGCACCAAGGTGAAATGA
- the holB gene encoding DNA polymerase III subunit delta', whose protein sequence is MPFRDIIGHERSIAAIKSALRHGRLAHAYLFHGEAHIGKFLSAVRLAQALSCEDPDSIKDLDSCGACRSCLQIAARTHPDYAVIEPDRELAVPQIKIEHIREIEQQLIYRPLIGEKKICIIDDADRLTIGAANALLKTLEEPPSYGLFILISSRPMALPATIRSRCQSLRFLPPASAQVEAALVLKRHLPPADAQFLALCCDGRIGEALAQDLDVLRAEQRECLALVDPSTLGSITAILSAAETLAKDGRGGDVLNWLGRWIRDLILVLIGGDPKHLLHRDHLDKLAHYAKRADLDVLLELSAEIDRIEQQAARHPNMQMALETVLLRLRDALGPSRPPAPVSPMSRS, encoded by the coding sequence ATGCCGTTTCGCGACATCATCGGCCATGAACGGTCCATTGCGGCGATCAAGTCGGCACTGAGGCACGGCCGCCTGGCCCACGCCTATCTCTTCCACGGCGAAGCCCATATCGGCAAATTCCTGAGCGCGGTCCGTCTCGCGCAGGCCTTGAGCTGTGAAGATCCCGATTCAATCAAGGACCTGGACAGTTGCGGCGCCTGCCGTTCATGTCTCCAGATCGCCGCGCGGACCCATCCTGATTATGCCGTGATTGAACCCGACCGCGAACTGGCCGTCCCGCAGATCAAGATCGAGCACATTCGGGAGATCGAACAGCAGTTGATCTACCGACCGCTGATCGGCGAGAAAAAAATCTGCATCATCGACGACGCCGACCGTCTCACGATCGGGGCGGCCAACGCACTGCTCAAAACACTGGAGGAGCCGCCGTCGTACGGCCTCTTCATCCTCATCTCCAGCCGGCCCATGGCGCTCCCGGCGACGATCCGCTCGCGTTGCCAGTCGTTACGGTTCCTACCGCCGGCCTCCGCCCAAGTTGAAGCCGCCTTGGTCCTGAAACGGCACCTGCCTCCCGCCGACGCTCAGTTTCTCGCCCTGTGCTGCGACGGCCGCATCGGGGAAGCCCTCGCGCAAGACCTCGACGTCCTGCGCGCCGAACAGCGGGAGTGCCTGGCGCTCGTCGATCCGTCAACGCTGGGCTCGATCACCGCCATCCTTTCGGCCGCCGAGACATTGGCCAAGGACGGACGAGGCGGCGACGTCTTGAACTGGCTCGGTCGCTGGATTCGGGATTTGATTCTCGTACTCATCGGAGGAGACCCGAAGCACCTTCTCCATCGCGATCACCTCGACAAACTCGCGCACTACGCAAAGCGGGCCGACCTCGACGTGTTGCTGGAACTCTCGGCCGAGATCGACCGGATCGAACAGCAGGCGGCCCGCCATCCGAACATGCAGATGGCGTTGGAAACGGTTCTTCTGCGGCTGCGCGACGCACTCGGCCCCTCTCGCCCGCCCGCTCCCGTCTCGCCTATGTCCCGCTCCTAG
- the tmk gene encoding dTMP kinase yields the protein MQVVSRRPKGLFITLEGGEGSGKTTQALRLSQSLTAKGYDVLLTREPGGTVIAEQLRNILLRTDSAEPLAPETEALLILAARRQHVDHVIRPALERGTIVVCDRFSDSTFAYQGYGRGLDLKILRRMDDWATGHLSPHLTLLFDLPVATGLRRRRGTSSAGNRLDRETRAFHTRVHAGFHALAKREPRRIVVVDARPSPDVVTAQMETLVLAKLRRSHFKTDPKR from the coding sequence TTGCAAGTCGTCTCACGACGCCCCAAAGGCCTTTTCATCACACTGGAAGGAGGGGAAGGAAGCGGAAAGACCACACAGGCTCTCCGTTTATCCCAGTCCCTGACGGCCAAAGGATACGACGTGTTGCTCACAAGAGAACCGGGAGGGACGGTCATCGCCGAACAGTTGCGCAATATCCTGTTGCGGACGGACTCCGCCGAACCCCTTGCCCCGGAAACGGAAGCCCTGTTGATTCTGGCGGCCCGCCGCCAACATGTCGATCACGTGATCAGACCCGCTCTTGAACGGGGGACTATCGTCGTCTGTGACCGCTTTTCGGATTCCACGTTTGCCTATCAAGGATACGGGCGAGGGCTGGACCTTAAAATCTTGCGGAGGATGGACGACTGGGCGACGGGCCATCTCTCGCCCCACCTGACCCTCTTATTCGACCTTCCGGTCGCAACGGGATTGCGGCGCCGACGAGGGACCTCTTCCGCGGGCAACCGCCTCGATCGTGAAACCCGCGCGTTTCACACCAGAGTCCATGCGGGATTTCACGCGCTGGCGAAGCGGGAACCGCGCCGCATTGTCGTGGTGGACGCACGGCCGTCCCCCGACGTGGTCACGGCTCAGATGGAAACGTTGGTTCTCGCTAAACTGCGCCGGTCTCACTTCAAGACCGATCCGAAGAGATAA
- a CDS encoding DUF502 domain-containing protein codes for MVKTALKRYFLTGLLVVIPIWGTILILKTLFVTVDGILGDTVASLAPSHYVPGLGIIMLVILIFSVGLFTANFMGRAVVTIWEDWLNRLPLVRGIYSTLKSMMDILSFSDRGSYRRVVLIQFPKNGSYCFAFVTGVTKGESTTLSQEPLIHVYVPTSPNPTSGYFLLVPEREVISVDITVEEAMKLIVSGGLYSPSTSLTPPSNVDLKWSQVKQPETGVPIG; via the coding sequence ATGGTGAAGACCGCATTAAAACGGTATTTTTTGACCGGCCTTCTGGTCGTGATTCCCATCTGGGGAACAATCTTGATCCTCAAGACCCTCTTCGTCACGGTGGACGGCATCTTGGGCGACACGGTCGCAAGTCTCGCCCCCAGCCATTACGTGCCGGGACTGGGCATTATCATGCTCGTGATTTTGATTTTTTCCGTCGGCCTGTTCACGGCGAATTTCATGGGACGGGCGGTGGTGACGATTTGGGAAGATTGGTTGAATCGTCTGCCGTTGGTCCGAGGCATTTATTCGACGTTGAAGTCCATGATGGACATCCTGTCGTTTTCGGATCGCGGGTCGTACCGGCGCGTGGTGCTGATCCAATTTCCAAAAAACGGCAGCTATTGCTTCGCGTTCGTGACCGGCGTGACCAAGGGGGAATCGACGACCTTGAGTCAAGAGCCGCTGATCCACGTCTACGTGCCGACGTCTCCTAATCCCACGTCCGGCTATTTTCTCCTGGTCCCGGAACGGGAAGTCATCTCGGTGGATATCACCGTCGAAGAGGCGATGAAGCTGATCGTCTCGGGCGGGCTCTATTCTCCCTCGACTTCGTTGACGCCTCCTTCCAATGTCGATCTCAAGTGGAGTCAGGTGAAGCAGCCGGAGACCGGCGTTCCGATCGGATGA
- the glmU gene encoding bifunctional UDP-N-acetylglucosamine diphosphorylase/glucosamine-1-phosphate N-acetyltransferase GlmU, giving the protein MRKSASGASLEPHGRGLGAVVMAAGLGTRMKSKRVKVLHPVAGRPMVLYAVELAMKLAAHRIVVVVGHQAEDVRRIVGEAVKGRAGGDAVVLVEQTRQLGTGHAVLQSRSAFVNGGKGLSEFLILNGDTPLLTEQTVRELLRVHHEEKATVTMLTAQVDDPTGYGRVVRRESGDKRTPLSTGDVLKIVEDRDATPAERAIKEINVGTYVVSADFLFPALDQLEPRNAQGEYYLTDIVAAAVAQRRSVAAVPLHVPEEGLGVNTRRQLAEAERTIRRRIRDRWLEDGVTMVDPDSVRIDADVLIGQDTVLHPNVMIEGKTEIGEDCIVRSHVRLTDCHVGNRVEILDHCVLRESLIEDDVVIGPFAHLRPGALVRRKAKVGNFVEMKKTELGEEAKANHLSYLGDAKIGRGVNIGAGTITCNYDGVHKYQTTIGDHVFIGSDTQLVAPVSVGDGAVIAAGTTVTKDVPPDALAIARTPQENRAGWAMKRRLMVERNSTAVQGALEGGATINPASPSKGRRR; this is encoded by the coding sequence ATGAGAAAGTCGGCGAGCGGCGCGAGTCTCGAACCACATGGGCGGGGGTTGGGAGCGGTGGTGATGGCCGCCGGTTTGGGCACGCGGATGAAATCCAAGCGCGTGAAGGTGCTCCATCCGGTTGCCGGACGACCGATGGTCCTCTACGCCGTCGAGTTGGCCATGAAGCTGGCCGCGCATCGGATCGTCGTGGTCGTGGGCCATCAGGCCGAGGACGTTCGGCGGATCGTCGGCGAAGCGGTCAAAGGACGGGCGGGTGGTGACGCGGTGGTGCTTGTGGAACAAACGCGGCAATTGGGAACCGGCCACGCCGTGCTTCAAAGTCGGTCGGCGTTTGTGAATGGCGGAAAGGGGCTGTCGGAGTTTCTGATCTTAAACGGCGACACGCCCTTGTTAACGGAGCAGACCGTCCGCGAATTGTTACGGGTTCATCACGAGGAGAAGGCGACCGTCACCATGCTGACGGCGCAGGTGGACGATCCGACCGGGTACGGTCGCGTGGTCAGGCGGGAAAGTGGGGATAAGCGAACGCCCTTGTCCACGGGCGATGTGCTGAAAATCGTCGAGGACCGGGACGCGACGCCGGCGGAACGCGCCATCAAGGAGATCAACGTCGGCACCTACGTGGTGTCCGCCGACTTCCTCTTCCCCGCGCTGGATCAGTTGGAACCGCGCAACGCGCAGGGCGAATATTATTTGACCGATATCGTGGCGGCGGCGGTCGCCCAGCGGCGGTCGGTCGCCGCCGTGCCGCTGCACGTTCCCGAGGAAGGCTTGGGCGTCAACACCAGACGGCAACTGGCCGAAGCGGAACGGACGATTCGGCGGCGGATCCGTGATCGTTGGCTTGAGGACGGCGTCACGATGGTGGATCCGGATTCCGTCCGGATCGACGCCGACGTCTTGATCGGGCAAGACACCGTGCTTCATCCCAATGTGATGATCGAAGGCAAGACGGAAATCGGAGAAGACTGTATCGTGCGGTCCCATGTCCGGCTGACCGATTGCCACGTCGGCAATCGGGTGGAGATTCTGGATCATTGCGTGCTGCGGGAGTCGCTGATCGAAGATGACGTGGTCATCGGGCCGTTCGCGCATCTCCGCCCCGGCGCGCTGGTGCGTCGAAAGGCCAAGGTCGGCAACTTCGTCGAGATGAAAAAAACGGAATTGGGGGAAGAGGCGAAGGCCAATCATTTGAGCTATCTCGGCGACGCCAAGATCGGCCGCGGCGTCAACATCGGGGCGGGAACGATCACCTGCAACTATGACGGGGTTCATAAATATCAAACGACGATCGGGGATCATGTGTTCATCGGAAGCGATACGCAACTGGTCGCGCCCGTGTCCGTCGGCGACGGCGCGGTGATCGCGGCCGGGACGACCGTGACGAAAGACGTTCCGCCCGATGCACTGGCGATTGCCAGGACACCGCAGGAAAATCGAGCCGGTTGGGCCATGAAACGGCGTCTCATGGTAGAGCGGAATTCCACTGCGGTTCAGGGGGCCTTGGAGGGCGGAGCGACGATCAACCCCGCGTCGCCTTCCAAGGGAAGAAGGAGGTAG
- the glmS gene encoding glutamine--fructose-6-phosphate transaminase (isomerizing): protein MCGIVGYIGDQEAVPILIDGLAKLEYRGYDSSGVAVMEGGSIAVRRSVGKLVNLQKSLKEHELKGTIGIGHTRWATHGKPSEQNAHPHRSKGCVLVHNGIIENYQELKRELERDGYVFQSETDTEVVAHLIDKYLTKGQPLAEAVRSAVKDVRGSYALVVMSEREPETLIAARSGCPLIVGRTERAAYVASDVMAMLAHTRDATYLDEGDVAIISKSDVRVMDVEGRVVARDVTRITWDAAAAEKSGYPHFMLKEIHEQPQTILDTMRGRYSYEAGEADLPDIGLTPRDFAEVERIWIVACGTSWHAGLVGKYLLEDLARVPVHVDIASEFRYRDPLIGKRDLFLAISQSGETADTLAAAREAKAKGARAVSIVNVVGSTLARESDGVLYTHCGPEIGVASTKAFTAQLTALYLLALHVARVRGVMTAVDGKAWLDRLVRLPALVERMLGREAEIVAIANRYYKKRNFLFLGRGINYPIALEGSLKLKEISYIHAEGYAAGEMKHGPIALIDKDMPVVVLAPRDRLYEKTVSNLMEVKARRAPVIAFVAEGERDLGKVADAVFTVPDVHPLMSPILFTIPLQLLAYHISVLRGADVDQPRNLAKSVTVE, encoded by the coding sequence ATGTGCGGCATTGTCGGGTATATCGGCGATCAGGAGGCCGTGCCGATTCTCATCGACGGTTTGGCGAAGTTGGAATATCGCGGCTACGACTCGTCGGGAGTCGCCGTCATGGAAGGCGGGTCGATCGCCGTTCGGCGGAGCGTCGGCAAGCTGGTCAATCTGCAAAAGTCGCTCAAGGAACACGAGCTCAAGGGAACGATCGGCATCGGCCACACCCGCTGGGCCACTCACGGGAAACCCTCCGAGCAAAACGCGCATCCTCATCGGTCCAAGGGCTGCGTGCTGGTGCACAACGGGATCATCGAAAATTATCAGGAGCTGAAACGGGAGTTGGAAAGGGACGGCTACGTCTTTCAATCGGAAACGGATACGGAAGTGGTCGCCCACTTGATCGACAAGTACCTCACCAAGGGGCAGCCGCTGGCGGAGGCGGTTCGTTCGGCCGTCAAGGACGTGCGCGGCAGCTATGCGCTGGTCGTCATGTCCGAGCGGGAGCCGGAAACCCTGATCGCGGCCCGTTCCGGCTGTCCTCTGATCGTAGGCCGCACGGAGCGCGCGGCGTACGTGGCCTCCGACGTCATGGCCATGTTGGCTCACACGAGGGACGCGACCTATTTGGACGAAGGAGACGTCGCGATCATCAGCAAAAGCGACGTGCGCGTCATGGACGTCGAAGGACGGGTCGTGGCGCGCGACGTGACGCGCATCACGTGGGACGCGGCGGCGGCGGAAAAAAGCGGCTATCCCCATTTCATGCTCAAGGAAATCCACGAGCAGCCTCAAACCATTCTGGACACGATGCGCGGGCGCTATTCCTACGAGGCCGGCGAAGCCGATTTGCCGGACATCGGTTTGACGCCTCGGGATTTCGCCGAGGTGGAACGGATCTGGATCGTGGCCTGCGGCACGTCGTGGCACGCCGGGCTCGTGGGCAAATATCTCTTGGAAGACTTGGCCCGGGTTCCCGTGCACGTCGATATCGCCAGCGAGTTTCGGTACCGCGATCCGCTGATCGGAAAGCGCGACCTGTTCCTGGCCATTTCGCAATCCGGCGAGACCGCCGACACGCTGGCCGCCGCGAGGGAAGCCAAGGCGAAGGGCGCTCGCGCCGTCTCGATCGTGAACGTCGTGGGCAGCACGCTGGCCCGCGAATCCGACGGCGTGCTCTACACCCATTGCGGGCCGGAGATCGGCGTGGCCTCGACGAAGGCCTTTACCGCGCAATTGACGGCGTTGTATCTGTTGGCCTTGCACGTCGCCCGCGTGCGGGGCGTGATGACCGCGGTGGATGGGAAGGCGTGGCTTGACCGGCTGGTTCGGCTTCCGGCGCTGGTCGAGCGGATGCTGGGGCGCGAGGCCGAGATCGTGGCCATCGCCAACCGGTATTACAAAAAACGGAATTTTTTGTTTTTAGGGCGCGGCATCAATTACCCGATTGCGCTGGAGGGGTCGCTCAAGCTCAAGGAGATTTCCTACATCCATGCCGAAGGTTACGCGGCGGGGGAGATGAAACATGGTCCGATCGCGTTGATCGACAAAGACATGCCGGTGGTGGTGTTGGCGCCGCGGGACCGCCTGTACGAAAAAACGGTGAGCAATTTGATGGAAGTCAAGGCGCGGCGCGCGCCGGTCATTGCGTTCGTGGCCGAGGGGGAACGGGATCTGGGGAAAGTCGCCGATGCGGTGTTTACCGTTCCCGACGTGCATCCCTTGATGTCTCCGATTCTCTTTACGATCCCGTTGCAGTTGCTGGCCTATCATATTTCCGTGCTCCGCGGAGCCGACGTCGATCAGCCGAGAAACCTGGCCAAGAGCGTGACCGTCGAATAA
- the gatC gene encoding Asp-tRNA(Asn)/Glu-tRNA(Gln) amidotransferase subunit GatC yields the protein MKITREQVEHVALLARLRLTDEEKDVFAKQLSQILAHVEHLNRYDTTGVEPTATVIGQVNVLRDDEVRPSLPVEEALANAPDREGDGFHVPKIIEER from the coding sequence ATGAAGATTACTCGCGAACAGGTCGAACACGTCGCCTTGCTGGCCAGGTTGCGCTTGACCGACGAGGAAAAGGACGTCTTCGCCAAACAATTAAGCCAGATTCTGGCCCATGTCGAACACTTGAACCGATATGATACGACGGGGGTGGAACCGACCGCCACGGTGATCGGCCAGGTCAATGTGTTACGGGATGACGAGGTGCGTCCCTCCTTGCCCGTTGAAGAGGCGTTGGCCAACGCGCCGGATCGCGAAGGAGACGGGTTTCACGTGCCTAAAATCATTGAAGAACGTTGA
- the panD gene encoding aspartate 1-decarboxylase, protein MFRQMLRSKIHRATVTGTFLEYEGSLTIDQELMEAAGILPYEAIVCSNLNNGERFMTYAINGARGKGEIILNGPTARKAAVGDQIIIFCYEYYGDEEIKKHAPKIVRVDEKNRIVQIQDKR, encoded by the coding sequence ATGTTTCGACAGATGTTGCGTTCCAAAATTCATCGTGCCACGGTCACGGGTACCTTTTTGGAGTATGAAGGGAGCCTTACCATCGATCAGGAATTGATGGAGGCAGCCGGGATCCTCCCGTACGAAGCGATCGTGTGCTCCAATCTGAACAACGGCGAGCGGTTCATGACCTACGCGATCAACGGAGCGCGGGGCAAGGGAGAGATCATTTTGAACGGCCCCACGGCGAGGAAGGCCGCCGTCGGCGACCAGATCATCATCTTTTGCTACGAGTACTACGGCGACGAAGAGATCAAGAAGCACGCTCCCAAAATCGTGCGAGTCGATGAAAAAAACCGCATTGTCCAGATTCAGGATAAACGCTGA